In the Sarcophilus harrisii chromosome 3, mSarHar1.11, whole genome shotgun sequence genome, one interval contains:
- the NEMP2 gene encoding nuclear envelope integral membrane protein 2 produces the protein MRRRSKLPPLPSLGQCLRLFWLQPLPFLLVGLAQGEEVAALSAPCRILKEIDMIKSLESVCYCYNQLAQMEWKYIWSTIQVKITSSDMLSIVFFMEEYDCQYPETLLAFIKCTIHAFWKPKESNDITFNINPYQKSWCFYVKPAKNIFPYTLRVNRNIVDTKLFLLFVTGIFLFFKAKTLSRSTVFYYSAGTIMGILMTLVFFLLLMRRYIPKFSTFGALMIGCWFASFYLVCQLMEELKWLWYENKTYILGYILTIGSISFAACYRHGPLVKERSINLLTRMLQLLSLVIIYFGVTTAQVAYAVIVLLISSQGLHYPVTAFCCVGRKVKEYYQSKTLVIRHLTEEEYREQTEIETAKALQKLREFCRSTDFPSWLTISRLQSPKKFATFVLGGNHLSPEEIRAHEEQYGIGGWFLEEQLFSPGGSQESNQQDNYSQEDEVVEIQGGSQREEELVEGN, from the exons CACCATgtagaattctgaaagaaatagaTATGATAAAGAGTTTAGAATCAGTCTGTTACTGCTACAACCAACTTGCCCAAATGGAGTGGAAATACATTTGGTCAACCATTCAG GTGAAAATTACCAGCTCAGACATGCTCAGCATTGTCTTTTTCATGGAAGAATATGATTGTCAGTATCCAGAAACTCTCCTGGCTTTTATCAAGTGTACGATTCATGCCTTTTGGAAACCAAAGGAGTCTAATGATATAACCTTTAATATTAATCCATATCAGAAGTCTTGGTGTTTCTATGTGAAGCCTGCCAAAAACATATTTCCGTATACATTGAGAGTGAATCGAAATA ttgtgGATACAAAACTATTTCTTCTGTTTGTGACAGGgatattccttttctttaaagCAAAGACCTTGAGTAG GAGCACTGTTTTCTATTATTCTGCTGGAACCATAATGGGCATTCTTATGACCTTAGTCTTTTTCCTGCTGCTCATGAGAAGATATATTCCCAAG TTTAGCACCTTTGGGGCCCTCATGATTGGTTGTTGGTTCGCTTCATTTTACCTCGTATGCCAGTTAATGGAAGAACTAAAATGGCTCTGGtatgaaaacaaaacatatatattag GCTACATTCTGACCATTGGTTCCATCAGCTTTGCTGCCTGTTACAGACATGGACCACTCGTCAAAGAAAGGAGTATAAATCTCTTGACACGGATGTTACAGCTTTTATCCTTGGTCATAATTTACTTTGGTGTCACTACAGCCCAGGTTGCTTATGCAGTGATAGTTCTCCTGATTTCTTCTCAGGGTCTGCATTATCCAGTCACAGCGTTCTGCTGTGTGGGCAG aaAAGTCAAGGAATATTATCAGTCAAAAACACTGGTAATTAGGCATCTTACTGAAGAAGAATATCGGGAGCAAACTGAAATTGAAACAGCCAAAGCATTGCAGAAGTTGCGAGAGTTTTGCCGTAGCACAGACTTCCCATCATGGTTAACCATATCCAGACTCCAGTCTccaaaaaa atttGCAACATTTGTTTTGGGAGGAAATCACCTGTCACCTGAAGAAATTAGAGCCCATGAAGAGCAGTATGGTATTGGAGGCTGGTTCTTGGAAGAGCAGCTCTTTAGCCCTGGAGGTTCCCAAGAATCCAATCAACAAGATAATTACTCTCAGGAAGATGAAGTAGTTGAAATTCAGGGGGGATCTCAAAGGGAGGAGGAATTAgtagagggaaactga